TGACGGACATCACTGCCGGCTTCTTATTCGGACTTGCCTGGCTGCTTGTTTGTATCGCTGCTCTCGAAGTAACACTTTGGAATCAGCGGCGCCGACAACAAGGTTATAAAATGAGCTCCGGGGGGAATAAGAAGATGGAGGAGTGATACATCATGTTATACATCTTAGTTATATTTCTGCCGCCGCTAGCGGTCTTGTTTACGGGTCAGCCGTTGAAAGCGCTGCTGAACTTAATTTTGACCATGCTCTTTTACGTGCCGGGAGCGGTTCATGCAGCCGTAGTTGTTAAAGGTCATTACGATAGAAAGAAGCATAGATGAGAAGAAGCGTCTGAAGGGATCCCTTCAGACGCTTCTTTTTGATTAAACTCCTCGTTTGTTTCCCCAGACGAGGGCATGTACCTGCGGCAGCACACGGACGTGATTAAGCTTTTCCGAGGCGACTACCTGATCGATCAGCCATTCATATTGTTCAAGCAGATGACCGGCCAGGTTCGCCGGTTCGCCTTCCTTGAGGTCATCGTTTCCGACCTGCAGGAAGAAAGGAATGGCTGGATATCGTTCATGGACCTGCGCTGCATAATCCAAATCTTCTTCGTTGAAAATGACGACCTTCAAACTTGTAGAATCACTCTGGCCCTTCCTTTCCAAGCGATGAAGGATGTCATCGAGGATGTTCCAATCCGTCTTCATCAATGAGCTTGGCGGCTTCGGAGAGATGGTAAGGTCATCGATGTCCGGGAACCAGTCCTGATAACGGCTTCCTTGTGTTTCCAATGCGACCTCGATACCGAGGTCGTGAAGTCCGTCAATCAATTCGTTTAAATGTTTCAGCAAAGCAGGGTTGCCGCCTGAGATGGTGACGTGATCGAAGCGTTCCCCACCGGTTTCTTTCAAGCGGGTGATAATTTCCTCGGCAGTCAGGCGTTCGATATCCTCTTTTGCGCTGCCGTCCCAAGTAAAAGCAGAATCGCACCAGGCGCAGCTGTAATCACAGCCGGCCGTCCGGACGAACATCGTTTTTCTACCGACGACCATGCCTTCTCCCTGTATCGTAGGTCCGAAGATTTCCAAGACGGGAAACTTATTCATCGCGCATCCACTCCCGTCTTGCTTCTGCATAGCTTGTCGGCGTCTCATAAAGCTTCACGAACTCCACGCGGGAGCCGTCACCGCGGTTTAACAGTGCTTCTTCCATCTGATTATAAATCCAGACAACCATGTTTTCAGCCGTCGTATTCATGTTAGGGAGCGTGTCATTTAAATAGCGGTGATCGAGATGG
This sequence is a window from Bacillus sp. SB49. Protein-coding genes within it:
- the queE gene encoding 7-carboxy-7-deazaguanine synthase QueE, with translation MNKFPVLEIFGPTIQGEGMVVGRKTMFVRTAGCDYSCAWCDSAFTWDGSAKEDIERLTAEEIITRLKETGGERFDHVTISGGNPALLKHLNELIDGLHDLGIEVALETQGSRYQDWFPDIDDLTISPKPPSSLMKTDWNILDDILHRLERKGQSDSTSLKVVIFNEEDLDYAAQVHERYPAIPFFLQVGNDDLKEGEPANLAGHLLEQYEWLIDQVVASEKLNHVRVLPQVHALVWGNKRGV
- a CDS encoding YqaE/Pmp3 family membrane protein; its protein translation is MLYILVIFLPPLAVLFTGQPLKALLNLILTMLFYVPGAVHAAVVVKGHYDRKKHR